One part of the Mycobacteriales bacterium genome encodes these proteins:
- a CDS encoding 4-(cytidine 5'-diphospho)-2-C-methyl-D-erythritol kinase, which produces MTRRSIDDVSDDVADQRSGAGESAPVTVRVPAKVNLHLGVGELRPDGFHELTTVFQAVSLYDEILVEPARRLTVEVIGDGAEGVPRGDENLAVQAARAVAALAGRAPGVRITIRKGIPVAGGMAGGSADAAAALVACDALWGAGLDRASLARLAAGLGSDVPFALRGGNALGTGRGERLSPVLGRGNYHWVFALADGGLSTPGVYQELDRQRAGERAPEPARPDGVMAALRAGDPVALGRALANDLQPAALALRPQLRRVLDAGRELGAVGSIVCGSGPTVALLARGPGDAINLAAVLAGMDVCRAVRRAAGPVVGARVHATEPGP; this is translated from the coding sequence ATGACCCGCCGTAGCATCGATGACGTGTCCGACGACGTCGCCGACCAGCGCTCGGGGGCCGGCGAGTCCGCGCCGGTCACCGTCCGCGTGCCGGCGAAGGTCAATCTGCATCTCGGGGTCGGAGAACTGCGGCCGGACGGCTTCCACGAGCTGACTACGGTCTTCCAGGCGGTCTCGCTCTACGACGAGATCCTCGTGGAGCCGGCCCGCCGGCTGACCGTCGAGGTCATCGGTGACGGCGCCGAGGGAGTGCCGCGCGGTGACGAGAACCTGGCGGTGCAGGCCGCCCGGGCGGTGGCCGCGCTGGCCGGTCGGGCACCCGGCGTGCGGATCACGATCCGCAAGGGCATCCCGGTCGCGGGGGGGATGGCCGGCGGCTCGGCGGATGCGGCGGCTGCGCTGGTCGCCTGCGACGCCCTGTGGGGTGCTGGCCTCGACCGGGCAAGCCTCGCCCGGCTGGCCGCCGGCCTCGGCAGCGACGTGCCGTTCGCGCTGCGCGGCGGCAACGCGCTCGGTACCGGTCGTGGCGAACGGCTGTCTCCGGTGCTCGGGCGCGGGAACTACCACTGGGTCTTCGCGCTGGCTGACGGCGGCCTGTCGACCCCGGGCGTCTATCAGGAGCTCGACCGGCAGCGGGCGGGTGAGCGGGCGCCCGAGCCGGCCCGACCCGACGGGGTGATGGCGGCGCTGCGTGCGGGTGACCCGGTGGCCCTCGGTCGGGCGCTGGCCAACGACCTGCAACCAGCGGCGCTGGCCCTGCGCCCGCAACTGCGTCGGGTGCTCGACGCCGGGCGGGAACTGGGGGCGGTCGGGTCGATCGTCTGCGGATCGGGGCCGACGGTCGCCCTCTTGGCCCGAGGCCCCGGTGACGCGATCAACCTGGCCGCGGTGCTCGCCGGAATGGACGTGTGCCGAGCGGTGCGCCGGGCCGCCGGCCCGGTCGTTGGCGCTCGGGTGCATGCCACCGAGCCCGGCCCCTGA
- a CDS encoding TetR/AcrR family transcriptional regulator: protein MSLEAVPAASRPVRLAPQVARVRMTGSERRAQLLDVGRSLFAEKGFDATSIEEIAARAQVSKPVVYEHFGGKEGLYELVVEREMQRLLDRVTGALSGGHPRELLEQAALALLSYVESDTDGFRILVRDSPVASSGGTFASLISDIATQVEHILAREFKARGYDGRLAPLYAQALVGMVALTGQWWLDARKPKRDVVAAHLVNLAWNGLARLEERPALTAVDG from the coding sequence ATGAGCCTGGAGGCCGTCCCGGCCGCGAGCCGGCCCGTGCGCCTCGCGCCGCAGGTGGCCCGGGTGCGGATGACCGGCAGCGAGCGCCGCGCGCAATTGCTAGACGTCGGCCGCTCGCTGTTCGCCGAGAAAGGCTTCGACGCCACCTCGATCGAGGAGATCGCGGCTCGCGCGCAGGTCTCGAAACCCGTCGTCTACGAACACTTCGGCGGCAAGGAAGGGCTGTACGAGCTGGTCGTCGAGCGGGAGATGCAGCGACTGCTCGACCGGGTCACCGGCGCGCTGTCCGGCGGACACCCACGGGAGCTGCTCGAGCAGGCCGCGCTGGCGTTGCTTTCCTACGTGGAGTCCGACACCGACGGTTTCCGGATCCTGGTGCGCGACTCTCCGGTGGCCAGTTCCGGCGGCACCTTCGCCAGCCTGATCAGCGACATCGCCACCCAGGTCGAGCACATCCTCGCCCGCGAGTTCAAGGCGCGCGGCTACGACGGCCGGCTGGCTCCGCTCTATGCGCAGGCACTCGTCGGGATGGTCGCGCTCACCGGCCAGTGGTGGCTCGACGCGCGCAAGCCCAAGCGCGACGTGGTCGCCGCGCACCTGGTCAACCTGGCGTGGAACGGACTCGCCCGTCTGGAAGAGCGACCGGCCCTCACGGCGGTCGACGGATAA
- a CDS encoding fatty acid desaturase, whose amino-acid sequence MTPPPGGLGTALAAPPAARPAEQLPTASPIQFRPGTMRRARIEQVILGLFIAIPLAAVVAAIPLAWGWGVDWHALVIGLVMYAISGHGVTVGFHRYFTHGSFKAKRALRVGLAIAGSLAIEGPVIRWVADHRRHHAFSDRDGDPHSPWRYGTSVPALTKGLLHAHIGWLFDVEQTNQDRFAPDLIADRDIRRVSRAFPQLAGVSLLVPPLIGGLWSLSWQGALTAFFWGSLVRVALLHHTTWSINSICHWIGERPFKSRDKAGNVWWLAVISMGESWHNLHHADPTCARHGVLRGQVDSSANVIKRFEQLGWAYDVRWPDPARLAARRAT is encoded by the coding sequence ATGACTCCACCCCCGGGCGGTCTGGGCACGGCCCTGGCCGCCCCACCCGCAGCCCGACCCGCCGAACAGTTGCCGACGGCGTCCCCGATCCAGTTCCGGCCGGGGACCATGCGCCGGGCCCGGATCGAGCAGGTGATCCTCGGCCTGTTCATCGCGATCCCGCTCGCCGCCGTCGTCGCGGCCATCCCCCTCGCCTGGGGCTGGGGGGTCGACTGGCACGCGCTGGTCATCGGGCTCGTCATGTACGCCATCAGCGGGCACGGCGTGACCGTCGGATTCCACCGCTACTTCACGCATGGCTCGTTCAAGGCGAAGAGAGCCTTGCGGGTCGGCCTGGCGATCGCCGGCAGCCTCGCGATCGAGGGACCGGTGATCCGTTGGGTTGCCGACCACCGGCGCCACCACGCGTTCAGTGACCGCGACGGTGACCCGCACTCGCCTTGGCGTTACGGGACGAGTGTCCCCGCGCTGACCAAGGGGCTCCTGCACGCCCACATCGGCTGGCTGTTCGACGTCGAGCAGACCAACCAGGACCGGTTCGCTCCCGACCTGATCGCCGACCGGGACATCCGGCGGGTGTCCCGGGCCTTCCCCCAGCTGGCCGGGGTCAGCCTGCTCGTGCCGCCGCTGATCGGTGGCCTGTGGTCGCTGTCCTGGCAGGGTGCGCTCACCGCGTTCTTCTGGGGCAGCCTAGTCCGGGTCGCCCTGCTGCACCACACGACCTGGTCGATCAACTCCATCTGCCACTGGATCGGGGAACGGCCGTTCAAGAGCCGCGACAAGGCCGGCAACGTGTGGTGGCTCGCCGTCATCTCCATGGGCGAGTCGTGGCACAACTTGCACCATGCCGACCCGACCTGCGCCCGGCACGGCGTTCTGCGCGGGCAGGTCGACAGCAGCGCCAACGTCATCAAGCGCTTCGAGCAGCTCGGGTGGGCCTACGACGTGCGATGGCCGGACCCGGCGCGGCTGGCCGCCCGCCGGGCGACCTGA
- the glmU gene encoding bifunctional UDP-N-acetylglucosamine diphosphorylase/glucosamine-1-phosphate N-acetyltransferase GlmU: MTDPRPAAVIVLAAGQGTRMKSRTAKVLHRMCGRTLLGHVLAAVAETGAARTLVVVGRDRDAVVAHLGEVAPQAVPVSQEPQQGTGQAARMALAAVPDLVGPVIVVPADTPLLTGASLRRLATHHAERAAAATVLTARLPDPTGYGRIVRGPGGDLERIVEERDANDATRRLDEVATSIYAFDAESLRALLGELGRDNAQGEEYLTDAVGMLVDAGRPVETVDVGDHREILGINDQLQLAVARRTMRDRLLERWMLEGVTVTDPQTTWLGVGVSLAPDVTIHQNTQLHGTTRIESGAVVGPNCTLTDTVVGAGATVANATCNGAEIGPDASVGPYTYLRPGTRLGRAAKAGGFVEVKASTIGENSKVPHLSYVGDATIGDRTNIGAATVFVNYDGQRKHRTEVGDDVRVGSDSMLVAPVRIGDGAYTAAGSVITGDVPPGALAVARARQRNIEGWVGRARGGAAVDAPAVADDDGDGDVAPPSDEGADA; this comes from the coding sequence GTGACCGACCCCCGACCGGCCGCCGTGATCGTGCTCGCGGCCGGTCAGGGCACCCGGATGAAGTCGCGGACCGCGAAGGTTCTGCACCGGATGTGTGGGCGGACCCTGCTCGGCCACGTCCTCGCCGCCGTCGCCGAAACCGGGGCCGCGCGGACGCTTGTCGTGGTGGGACGCGACCGGGATGCGGTCGTGGCCCACCTCGGTGAGGTCGCCCCGCAGGCGGTGCCGGTGTCCCAGGAGCCGCAGCAGGGCACGGGTCAGGCCGCGCGGATGGCCCTGGCGGCGGTCCCGGATCTCGTCGGTCCGGTGATCGTCGTACCGGCGGACACCCCGCTGCTGACCGGAGCCAGCCTGCGCCGGCTGGCCACCCACCATGCGGAGCGGGCGGCGGCGGCGACCGTGCTCACCGCCCGGCTGCCGGACCCGACCGGTTACGGCCGCATCGTCCGCGGGCCGGGAGGCGACCTCGAGCGCATCGTCGAGGAGCGCGACGCGAACGACGCCACCCGCCGGCTGGACGAGGTTGCCACCTCGATCTACGCGTTCGACGCCGAGTCACTCCGGGCCCTGCTCGGCGAACTCGGCCGGGACAACGCGCAGGGGGAGGAATACCTCACCGACGCCGTCGGGATGCTCGTGGACGCCGGTCGGCCAGTCGAGACCGTCGACGTCGGTGACCATCGCGAGATCCTCGGCATCAACGACCAGCTCCAGCTCGCCGTCGCCCGCCGGACGATGCGTGACCGCCTGCTCGAGCGGTGGATGCTCGAAGGGGTCACGGTCACGGATCCGCAGACCACGTGGCTGGGTGTCGGCGTGTCCCTCGCCCCGGACGTGACGATCCACCAGAACACCCAGTTGCACGGCACGACCCGGATCGAGTCCGGCGCGGTGGTCGGGCCGAATTGCACGTTGACCGACACGGTGGTCGGCGCCGGCGCGACCGTGGCGAACGCGACGTGCAACGGGGCCGAGATCGGCCCGGATGCGAGCGTCGGCCCCTACACGTATCTCCGCCCGGGCACCCGGCTCGGCCGAGCCGCCAAGGCCGGCGGATTCGTCGAGGTCAAGGCTTCGACGATCGGCGAGAACTCGAAGGTCCCGCACCTGTCCTATGTCGGGGACGCGACGATCGGCGACCGGACCAACATCGGCGCGGCGACGGTCTTCGTCAACTACGACGGGCAGCGCAAGCATCGCACCGAGGTCGGTGACGACGTCCGGGTCGGGTCGGACAGCATGCTCGTGGCGCCGGTGCGGATCGGCGACGGGGCCTACACGGCCGCCGGCTCGGTCATCACCGGGGATGTGCCGCCGGGCGCGCTGGCGGTGGCCCGGGCACGGCAGCGGAATATCGAGGGATGGGTCGGGCGCGCACGGGGCGGGGCGGCTGTGGACGCGCCCGCTGTGGCGGATGATGACGGGGACGGCGACGTGGCGCCGCCAAGTGACGAGGGGGCGGACGCGTGA
- a CDS encoding ribose-phosphate diphosphokinase, which translates to MSGYKTTGVKTLMLFSGRGYPELAVEVATHLGVDPTPTQLYDFANGEIYVRFDESVRGCDAFVVQSHTAPINKWLMEQLIMVDALKRASAKRITVVAPFYPYARQDKKHRGREPISARLVADLFKTAGADRLMVVDLHTSQSQGFFDGPVDHLFALPLLAEYLENKLDTSRVTIVAPDAGRVRVAERWTDRLGCPLAIIHKRRDPNVPNEVKMFEVVGEVQNRICIVVDDMIDTAGTITKSAEALIANGAEDVVAAATHGVLSGPAVDRLKNSQIGEVVVTNTLPIGDEQRFDKLTVLSIAPLIGRAIGEVFGDGSVTSLFDGNA; encoded by the coding sequence GTGAGCGGCTACAAGACGACCGGGGTGAAGACCCTGATGCTCTTCTCCGGGCGGGGTTACCCGGAACTGGCCGTCGAGGTCGCGACGCATCTCGGGGTGGACCCGACACCGACCCAGCTCTACGACTTCGCAAACGGCGAGATCTACGTTCGATTCGACGAGTCCGTGCGCGGCTGCGACGCCTTCGTCGTGCAAAGCCACACCGCGCCGATCAACAAGTGGCTGATGGAGCAGCTGATCATGGTCGACGCGCTCAAACGCGCCTCCGCCAAGCGCATCACCGTGGTCGCCCCGTTCTACCCCTACGCCCGGCAGGACAAGAAGCATCGCGGCCGGGAACCGATCTCGGCGCGGCTCGTGGCCGACCTGTTCAAGACCGCCGGCGCCGACCGGCTGATGGTCGTCGATCTGCACACGTCGCAATCCCAGGGCTTCTTCGACGGACCGGTCGACCACCTGTTCGCGCTGCCGCTGCTGGCCGAGTACCTCGAGAACAAGCTCGACACGTCGCGGGTCACCATCGTCGCCCCCGATGCCGGTCGGGTCCGGGTCGCCGAGCGCTGGACCGACCGGCTGGGCTGTCCGTTGGCGATCATCCACAAGCGGCGCGACCCGAACGTGCCGAACGAGGTCAAGATGTTCGAGGTGGTCGGCGAGGTCCAGAACCGGATCTGCATCGTCGTCGACGACATGATCGACACCGCTGGGACGATCACCAAATCCGCTGAGGCGCTGATCGCCAACGGCGCCGAGGACGTGGTCGCCGCCGCCACCCACGGGGTCCTGTCCGGGCCGGCCGTCGATCGGCTGAAGAACTCCCAGATCGGCGAGGTGGTCGTGACCAACACCCTCCCGATCGGCGACGAGCAGCGTTTCGACAAGCTCACCGTCCTATCGATCGCCCCCCTGATCGGGCGGGCGATCGGCGAGGTCTTCGGCGATGGCTCGGTGACCAGCCTCTTCGACGGCAACGCCTGA
- a CDS encoding 50S ribosomal protein L25/general stress protein Ctc, translating into MSEVRIAAEARTEFGKGGARRTRRSGRVPAVLYGHGTAPRHLSLPARDFAHALKTDAGANVLLRLDLDGGTELALAKAIQRDPLRGDVEHVDLILVRSGEKVSVDVAVSVLGDVVPDGLIDQQQTTLTVLAEATSIPQHLDVDISGLQIGGAIRAGDVALPSGVELQTDADAIVVHILAAQSAAAFEAELAGAEAEAAGPIAEAVSPAAEGEGGEAAEPGDGASQPAAG; encoded by the coding sequence GTGTCCGAGGTCCGTATCGCCGCCGAAGCGCGCACCGAATTCGGCAAGGGCGGCGCGAGGCGTACCCGCCGGTCCGGCCGGGTGCCGGCCGTCCTCTACGGTCACGGCACCGCCCCTCGCCACCTGTCCCTGCCGGCCCGCGATTTCGCACACGCGCTGAAGACGGACGCCGGCGCGAACGTGCTGCTCCGGCTCGACCTCGATGGCGGCACGGAGCTCGCGCTGGCCAAGGCCATCCAGCGGGATCCGCTGCGCGGGGACGTCGAGCACGTGGATCTGATCCTCGTCCGCAGCGGGGAGAAGGTATCCGTCGACGTCGCGGTCAGTGTCCTCGGCGACGTCGTGCCCGACGGACTGATCGACCAGCAGCAGACCACCCTCACCGTGCTCGCCGAGGCGACGAGCATCCCGCAGCACCTCGACGTGGACATTTCCGGACTTCAGATCGGCGGCGCGATCCGCGCGGGCGACGTCGCGCTGCCGTCCGGCGTGGAGTTGCAGACCGACGCGGACGCCATCGTGGTCCACATTCTCGCCGCGCAGTCCGCAGCCGCCTTCGAAGCCGAACTTGCCGGCGCCGAAGCCGAAGCTGCCGGCCCGATCGCGGAGGCCGTCAGCCCGGCCGCCGAGGGCGAAGGCGGCGAGGCTGCCGAGCCGGGGGACGGCGCGTCCCAACCGGCCGCCGGCTGA
- the pth gene encoding aminoacyl-tRNA hydrolase — MAAPGADLWLLVGLGNPGPRYVANRHNVGFMVADLLATRVGDRFKAHRGRADVVETRIGGQRVVLAKPKSYMNESGGPVAALRDFYKAPLERIVAIHDELDLEFGRLRLKLGGGENGHNGLRSLSRALGSREYCRVRLGIGRPPGQMDPADYVLKDFSVAERRDLPVQVDRAADAVEAIVTLGLEPAQNIFNAATPEV, encoded by the coding sequence GTGGCCGCGCCCGGCGCGGATCTGTGGCTGCTCGTCGGCCTGGGCAATCCGGGGCCCCGGTACGTCGCGAACCGGCACAACGTCGGATTCATGGTGGCCGACCTGCTCGCGACGCGGGTGGGCGACCGGTTCAAAGCGCACCGTGGGCGCGCCGACGTCGTGGAGACCCGGATCGGCGGCCAGCGGGTGGTGCTCGCAAAGCCCAAGTCCTACATGAATGAGTCCGGCGGCCCGGTCGCGGCGTTGCGCGATTTCTACAAGGCACCGCTGGAGCGGATAGTCGCCATCCACGACGAGCTGGACCTGGAATTCGGCCGGCTGCGGCTCAAGCTGGGCGGCGGCGAGAACGGCCACAACGGGTTGCGATCGCTGTCCCGGGCGCTGGGCAGCCGGGAGTACTGCCGGGTCCGGCTCGGGATCGGTCGACCGCCCGGTCAGATGGACCCAGCCGACTACGTGCTGAAGGATTTCAGCGTCGCCGAGCGCCGTGACCTGCCGGTGCAGGTGGACCGCGCGGCGGACGCGGTCGAGGCCATCGTCACGCTTGGTCTCGAACCGGCGCAGAACATCTTCAACGCCGCAACGCCCGAAGTCTGA
- the mfd gene encoding transcription-repair coupling factor produces the protein MGLAGLVDVVAADEALASALAAVGTTQLLDLAAPPALRPLVVAALAARTGRTVLAVTATDREAADLALALQSLLPPESVVEFPAWETLPHERLSPRADTVGRRLAVLRRLAHPSPDDPARGRVAVVVAPVRSLLQPQVAGLGDLEPVALRTGDEADLAEIVGRLSAAAYLRVDMVERRGEFAVRGGLIDVFPPTEEHPLRVEFWGDRVEEVRFFKVTDQRSLEIADGGLWAPPCRELLLTEAVRSRARALVAEHPGLSDVLGQIGEGIAVEGMEALAPVLAGRMALLVDELPAGAQLVLCDPERIRTRAAELVRTSEEFLDASWAVAGSGGAAPIDLGSAAYRDLAEVRADALELGLPWWTISPFTVDAELDGDSRPIRARAAEAYRGDTARAVADIKGWLADRWSVVLVTEGHGPAERLTELLRAEGIGARLTPDLGALPEASVAHVTTGCLGSGFLLEAARVAVLTETDLAGQRASTKDMRKLPSRRRGLVDPLSLRPGDYVVHEQHGVGRYVEMVQRTVTGATREYLILEYAKGDRLFVPTDALEQITRYVGGEQPSLHRLGGSDWAKAKGRARKAVREIAAELIRLYSARMAAPGHAFAPDTPWQREVEDAFPYVETPDQLRTIEEVKADMEAAHPMDRVICGDVGYGKTEIAVRAAFKAVMDGKQVAVLVPTTLLAQQHYSTFSERFANFPVEVRVVSRFNSPREQQAALDGLADGTVDLVIGTHRLLSAQTRFKDLGLVVVDEEQRFGVEHKEYLKQLRTSVDVLAMSATPIPRTLEMAITGIREMSTIQTPPEERHPVLTFVGPYDERQITAAIRRELLRDGQVFYVHNRVESIDKATARLAALVPEARIAAAHGQMNEDALERVMVDFWEKAYDVLVCTTIVESGLDIANANTLVVERADVLGLSQLHQLRGRVGRGRERAYAYFLYPPERPLTETAHDRLVTIAQNSDLGSGMAVAMKDLEIRGAGNLLGGEQSGQIAAVGFDLYVRLVGEAVAEFRGDPAIEPTDVKVELPVDAHLPHEYIPGERLRLEAYRRIASVTDEAGLDEVRAELADRYGPLPAPVENLLAVAGFRVHARRYRLTEVAVQGGYIRFGPLELADSQSLRLARLYPRSVVKAPARTILVPKPATARIGGTPLRDTELLQWCRDLLGAVSGPPAPISASTGTEGPL, from the coding sequence ATGGGCCTCGCCGGACTTGTCGACGTCGTCGCGGCCGACGAGGCGCTCGCCTCGGCGTTGGCGGCGGTAGGCACCACGCAACTCCTCGACCTCGCCGCCCCGCCGGCGCTGCGTCCCCTGGTCGTGGCCGCGCTCGCCGCCCGCACCGGGCGGACCGTGCTGGCCGTCACCGCCACCGACCGCGAGGCGGCCGATCTCGCGCTCGCCCTACAGTCGCTGCTCCCGCCCGAGAGTGTCGTCGAGTTCCCGGCCTGGGAGACCCTCCCGCACGAACGACTGTCCCCGCGGGCGGACACCGTCGGGCGCCGCCTCGCGGTGCTTCGCCGGCTTGCCCATCCGAGCCCGGACGACCCCGCCCGGGGGCGGGTCGCTGTCGTGGTAGCGCCGGTGCGCAGCCTGCTCCAGCCCCAGGTGGCCGGTCTCGGCGATCTCGAGCCGGTGGCGCTGCGGACCGGCGACGAGGCCGACCTGGCCGAGATCGTCGGCCGGCTCAGCGCCGCCGCCTACCTGCGGGTGGACATGGTCGAGCGGCGGGGGGAGTTCGCCGTCCGCGGCGGGCTGATCGACGTCTTTCCGCCGACCGAGGAACACCCCCTGCGCGTCGAGTTCTGGGGGGACCGGGTGGAGGAGGTCCGGTTCTTCAAGGTCACCGACCAGCGCAGTCTCGAGATCGCGGACGGGGGTCTGTGGGCACCACCGTGCCGCGAGCTGCTACTCACCGAGGCGGTCCGCAGCCGGGCGCGGGCGCTCGTCGCCGAGCATCCGGGTCTGTCCGACGTGCTCGGGCAGATCGGCGAGGGGATTGCCGTCGAGGGTATGGAGGCGCTCGCCCCGGTGCTGGCCGGACGGATGGCCCTGCTCGTCGACGAGCTGCCCGCCGGCGCCCAGCTGGTGCTGTGTGATCCGGAGCGGATCCGGACCCGGGCCGCTGAGCTGGTCCGGACCAGCGAGGAGTTCCTCGACGCGTCATGGGCGGTCGCCGGCTCCGGGGGGGCGGCGCCGATCGATCTCGGTTCCGCGGCCTACCGGGATCTCGCCGAGGTTCGGGCCGATGCCCTGGAACTGGGCCTGCCCTGGTGGACGATCAGCCCGTTCACCGTTGACGCGGAGCTCGACGGCGATTCGCGGCCGATCCGCGCGCGCGCGGCGGAGGCCTACCGTGGCGACACGGCCCGCGCGGTCGCCGACATCAAGGGCTGGCTGGCCGACCGCTGGTCGGTCGTGCTCGTCACCGAAGGTCACGGGCCGGCCGAGCGGCTCACCGAGCTGCTGCGTGCCGAAGGGATCGGCGCCCGGCTGACCCCCGACCTCGGCGCGCTGCCGGAAGCGTCGGTGGCGCACGTAACGACCGGCTGCCTCGGCTCCGGTTTCCTGCTCGAAGCGGCCCGGGTTGCCGTCCTCACCGAAACCGACCTCGCTGGCCAGCGCGCCAGCACGAAAGACATGCGCAAGCTGCCGAGCCGCCGCCGCGGTCTCGTCGATCCGCTGAGCCTGCGTCCTGGGGACTATGTCGTCCACGAGCAGCACGGGGTCGGCCGCTACGTCGAGATGGTTCAGCGCACGGTGACGGGGGCGACCCGCGAGTACCTGATCCTCGAATACGCCAAGGGCGATCGCCTCTTCGTCCCGACCGATGCGCTCGAACAGATCACCCGTTACGTCGGTGGCGAGCAGCCGAGCCTGCACCGGCTCGGCGGCAGCGACTGGGCGAAGGCCAAGGGGCGGGCCCGCAAGGCGGTCCGGGAGATCGCGGCCGAGTTGATCCGGCTGTACTCGGCGCGGATGGCGGCGCCCGGTCACGCCTTCGCACCGGACACCCCGTGGCAGCGCGAGGTCGAGGATGCCTTCCCCTACGTCGAGACCCCGGACCAACTGCGCACGATCGAGGAGGTGAAGGCCGACATGGAGGCCGCACACCCGATGGACCGGGTGATCTGCGGCGACGTCGGGTACGGCAAGACGGAGATTGCCGTGCGGGCTGCGTTCAAGGCCGTGATGGACGGCAAGCAGGTGGCGGTGCTGGTCCCGACCACGCTGCTGGCCCAGCAGCACTACTCGACATTCTCCGAACGGTTCGCCAACTTCCCGGTCGAAGTGCGCGTCGTCAGCCGGTTCAACAGCCCGCGCGAGCAGCAGGCCGCGCTGGACGGACTCGCCGACGGAACCGTTGACCTCGTGATCGGCACGCACCGGTTGCTTTCGGCGCAGACCCGGTTCAAGGATCTCGGGCTCGTCGTCGTCGACGAGGAACAGCGCTTCGGGGTCGAACACAAGGAGTACCTCAAACAGCTCAGGACCAGCGTGGACGTGCTCGCCATGTCCGCGACCCCGATCCCGCGGACCCTCGAGATGGCGATCACCGGGATCCGTGAGATGTCCACCATCCAGACGCCGCCGGAGGAGCGGCACCCGGTCCTCACCTTCGTCGGGCCGTACGACGAACGTCAGATCACCGCGGCGATTCGCCGCGAGCTGCTCCGCGATGGCCAGGTCTTCTACGTGCACAACCGGGTCGAGTCCATCGACAAGGCGACCGCCCGGCTGGCCGCACTGGTACCGGAGGCGCGGATCGCAGCGGCGCACGGGCAGATGAACGAGGACGCGCTCGAGCGGGTCATGGTCGACTTCTGGGAGAAGGCCTACGACGTCCTGGTCTGCACGACCATCGTCGAGAGCGGGCTCGACATCGCGAACGCCAACACCCTGGTCGTGGAACGGGCCGACGTGCTGGGCCTCTCCCAACTGCACCAGTTGCGCGGCCGGGTCGGGCGCGGTCGGGAACGCGCGTACGCGTACTTCCTCTACCCGCCGGAACGCCCGCTGACCGAGACCGCACACGATCGGCTGGTCACCATCGCCCAGAACAGCGATCTGGGCTCCGGGATGGCTGTGGCCATGAAGGACCTGGAGATCCGCGGGGCGGGCAACCTGCTCGGCGGCGAGCAGTCCGGGCAAATCGCGGCGGTCGGCTTCGACCTCTACGTGCGGCTGGTGGGCGAGGCGGTCGCCGAGTTCCGGGGGGATCCGGCGATCGAGCCGACCGACGTCAAGGTCGAGCTCCCGGTCGACGCGCACCTGCCGCACGAGTACATCCCGGGGGAGCGGTTGCGCCTCGAGGCTTACCGCCGGATTGCCTCGGTGACCGACGAAGCCGGGCTCGACGAGGTCCGCGCCGAGCTTGCCGACCGGTACGGGCCGTTGCCGGCGCCGGTGGAGAACCTGCTCGCGGTCGCCGGCTTCCGGGTGCACGCCCGTCGCTACCGGCTGACCGAGGTAGCGGTCCAGGGCGGCTACATCCGCTTCGGACCTCTCGAACTGGCCGACTCGCAGAGCCTGCGTCTGGCCCGGCTGTACCCTCGATCCGTCGTCAAGGCACCGGCCCGGACCATCCTCGTGCCGAAGCCGGCGACCGCGCGGATCGGCGGAACGCCACTCCGCGACACTGAGTTGCTCCAATGGTGCCGGGATCTGCTCGGCGCCGTGAGTGGGCCGCCTGCCCCGATCAGCGCGAGCACCGGAACGGAAGGACCCCTGTGA